From the genome of Gemmatimonas phototrophica, one region includes:
- the cysS gene encoding cysteine--tRNA ligase produces MPEFRLYNTLTRRVEPFAPVDGQTVRMYTCGPTVYNAAHLGNFRTFLFEDLLRRAFRLAGWQVEQIMNLTDVDDKIIRKAQANSQHILEVTEPYTELFHKDRRYLRIEDAERYPKATEHIPEMIDLVERLVANGVAYVAEDGSVYFAIDKFADYGKLSQLDKREVKSGARVAQDEYAKENAQDFALWKSAKPEDEATGAAWDSPWGRGRPGWHLECSAMAMKYLGETFDLHAGGIDLIFPHHEDEIAQSEAATGKQFARCWCHGEFLLTDGAKMAKRVGNVANVVELREQGISGTVYRHFVFNAHYRKQLNLGDDSLEQSRAAVNRIGAFARRLAEVSAGTPALAEAATRAEKVFLDALFDDLNAPEALAALFTFITDANRELDAGGTDQAALERARAAFKLMDSVLDLVPEQETDGDLAAWVEERLAARKAARERRDFAAADAARAELTARGVIIEDGPGGTRWRRG; encoded by the coding sequence ATGCCCGAGTTCCGCCTGTACAACACGCTCACGCGCCGCGTCGAGCCGTTCGCACCCGTCGATGGCCAAACGGTGCGCATGTACACGTGTGGACCCACCGTCTACAATGCCGCCCACCTCGGCAACTTCCGCACGTTCCTCTTCGAGGATCTGCTGCGTCGCGCGTTCCGCCTGGCCGGATGGCAGGTGGAACAGATCATGAATCTCACTGACGTGGATGACAAGATCATCCGGAAAGCGCAGGCCAATAGCCAGCACATTCTGGAAGTGACGGAGCCCTATACCGAGCTCTTTCACAAAGATCGTCGCTACCTGCGCATTGAAGACGCCGAGCGCTATCCCAAGGCCACCGAGCACATTCCCGAGATGATCGATCTCGTGGAGCGATTGGTGGCCAATGGCGTGGCGTACGTGGCCGAGGATGGTTCGGTGTATTTCGCGATCGACAAGTTTGCCGATTATGGCAAGCTGTCGCAGCTCGACAAGCGCGAAGTGAAGAGCGGTGCGCGCGTGGCGCAGGACGAATACGCGAAGGAAAACGCGCAGGACTTTGCGCTCTGGAAATCTGCCAAGCCCGAAGACGAAGCGACGGGCGCCGCATGGGATTCCCCATGGGGACGCGGACGTCCAGGGTGGCACCTCGAGTGCTCCGCCATGGCCATGAAGTATCTGGGCGAAACGTTCGATCTGCACGCCGGCGGGATCGATCTCATCTTCCCGCACCACGAAGATGAAATTGCGCAGAGCGAAGCGGCCACGGGAAAGCAGTTTGCCCGGTGCTGGTGCCATGGCGAGTTCCTCCTGACCGACGGCGCCAAGATGGCCAAGCGTGTTGGCAACGTGGCGAATGTGGTGGAGCTGCGCGAGCAGGGAATCAGCGGGACGGTGTACCGGCATTTCGTGTTCAACGCGCATTACCGCAAGCAGCTCAATCTGGGTGACGACTCGCTCGAGCAGTCGCGGGCGGCGGTCAACCGTATTGGGGCGTTCGCGCGTCGACTGGCCGAGGTATCGGCCGGTACCCCCGCGCTGGCCGAAGCGGCCACGCGGGCGGAAAAGGTGTTTCTGGACGCGCTGTTTGATGACCTGAACGCGCCGGAAGCGCTGGCCGCGTTGTTCACGTTCATTACCGACGCCAATCGTGAGCTGGATGCGGGCGGTACCGACCAGGCGGCGCTGGAGCGGGCCCGGGCGGCCTTCAAGCTCATGGACTCGGTGCTCGACCTGGTGCCGGAGCAGGAGACCGATGGCGACTTGGCGGCGTGGGTGGAAGAACGTCTGGCGGCCCGGAAGGCGGCGCGGGAACGTCGTGACTTTGCCGCGGCCGATGCGGCGCGCGCCGAGCTGACCGCGCGGGGCGTGATTATCGAAGACGGGCCAGGTGGTACCCGCTGGCGTCGGGGGTAA
- the nusG gene encoding transcription termination/antitermination protein NusG, whose product MSVSMLEHRFYAVQTTSGHENKVQRLIQRKIDMDPAQPEDRLIRQALVPTQEVVEIKNGKKVTVERKIFPGYVLVEMVASQDTLHEINAIQGVIKFVGKDKDPMPLRDDEVRRLLGQADPTDDTPVREEIPFLVGQAVAITEGPFADFNGTVEEILSDKGKVRVSVSLFGRPTSVELDYLQLRGY is encoded by the coding sequence ATGTCCGTGTCGATGCTTGAGCACCGGTTTTACGCGGTCCAGACCACGTCTGGCCATGAGAACAAGGTGCAGCGCTTGATCCAGCGAAAGATCGACATGGATCCGGCGCAGCCCGAGGACCGTCTGATCCGTCAGGCGCTCGTGCCCACGCAGGAAGTGGTCGAGATCAAGAACGGCAAGAAGGTCACCGTGGAGCGGAAGATCTTCCCGGGATACGTGCTGGTGGAGATGGTCGCGTCGCAGGATACCCTGCACGAGATCAACGCCATTCAGGGCGTCATCAAGTTTGTCGGGAAGGACAAGGACCCGATGCCGCTGCGCGACGACGAAGTGCGTCGCCTGCTGGGGCAGGCGGATCCGACCGACGACACCCCGGTGCGCGAGGAGATTCCGTTCCTCGTGGGGCAGGCGGTGGCGATCACGGAAGGTCCGTTCGCGGACTTCAACGGGACCGTCGAAGAAATTCTGTCCGACAAGGGCAAGGTGCGCGTGTCGGTGAGCCTGTTCGGGCGGCCGACGAGCGTGGAGCTGGATTACCTGCAGTTACGCGGATATTGA
- a CDS encoding DUF1611 domain-containing protein, whose translation MSRRFLILAEGHFGPQSSKTANACLRYIPNEVVAVLDSTQTGRTAQDILGLGGAIPVVGSFAEGMALAPTALLIGIAPAGGQFPEAWRAIVNQSLRAGLDVWSGLHTLLGDDAEFHALATKHGAVIRDLRRPPAMLDVGSGRVRELDATIVLTVGTDCNIGKMTTQLQVQQAVQARGPRVNFAATGQTGILVAGRGIAVDAVVADFIAGAAEALTMEAAHDAEIVLVEGQGSLLHPAYSGVTLGLMHGSLPHAMVLCAQPTRVSINRNAWVPIPPLTDVITLYERMMAPLRPSPVIAVALNTFDLDDEAAQQAIARAQEETGLPVTDPVRFDPSPIAEAIAAFHARRKLVVPS comes from the coding sequence TTGTCCCGGCGCTTCCTGATTCTGGCCGAAGGACACTTCGGCCCGCAGTCATCCAAAACGGCCAACGCCTGCCTTCGGTACATCCCGAATGAGGTGGTGGCCGTTCTGGATAGCACCCAGACCGGGCGCACCGCGCAGGACATTCTCGGATTGGGCGGGGCCATTCCTGTGGTGGGAAGCTTTGCTGAAGGAATGGCGTTAGCGCCAACGGCGCTGCTGATCGGTATTGCGCCGGCCGGTGGCCAATTCCCCGAAGCATGGCGCGCCATCGTCAATCAATCGTTGCGCGCCGGCCTCGACGTGTGGAGCGGTTTGCACACGCTGCTTGGCGATGATGCGGAGTTCCATGCGTTGGCCACCAAACATGGTGCGGTCATTCGGGACTTGCGGCGTCCGCCGGCGATGCTCGATGTGGGCTCTGGGCGCGTGCGTGAGCTGGACGCGACCATCGTGCTCACCGTGGGGACCGATTGCAACATTGGCAAAATGACGACGCAGTTGCAGGTGCAGCAGGCGGTGCAGGCGCGTGGACCGCGAGTCAATTTTGCCGCGACGGGGCAGACCGGCATCCTCGTGGCCGGTCGTGGCATCGCGGTGGATGCCGTGGTGGCCGACTTCATTGCCGGTGCCGCCGAGGCGCTCACCATGGAGGCGGCCCATGACGCGGAAATTGTGCTGGTGGAAGGACAGGGGTCACTGCTGCATCCGGCGTACTCGGGGGTGACACTCGGGCTCATGCACGGGTCGTTACCGCACGCCATGGTGCTGTGCGCACAACCCACACGCGTCAGTATCAATCGCAACGCCTGGGTGCCCATTCCGCCGCTCACGGATGTCATCACCCTGTACGAGCGCATGATGGCGCCGCTGCGCCCGTCGCCGGTCATTGCGGTGGCGCTCAATACGTTCGATCTCGACGACGAGGCGGCACAGCAGGCCATTGCGCGCGCGCAGGAGGAAACCGGGTTGCCGGTTACCGATCCGGTGCGCTTCGATCCCTCGCCGATCGCCGAGGCCATTGCGGCGTTTCACGCGCGTCGAAAATTGGTAGTGCCGTCGTAG
- the rplA gene encoding 50S ribosomal protein L1, which translates to MKTHGKKFRAASERRDHSKSYEAKQAIALVKDMAFAKFDESVEVAIRLGVDPRHADQVVRGTVVLPAGTGKTMRVLVICAGAKIQEAQDAGADFVGTEFLAKIKEGWLDFDVMIATPDQMGQIGQLGRVLGPRGLMPNPKAGTVTFDVAKAVKESKGGKIEFRVDKGGNVHAPIGKVSFTPDQLESNFTALMDTIVRSKPAAAKGVYIRNVAISSSMGPGVTVDTTPFR; encoded by the coding sequence ATGAAGACGCATGGAAAGAAGTTCCGCGCCGCGAGTGAGCGTCGCGACCATTCGAAGTCGTATGAGGCCAAGCAGGCGATCGCGCTCGTGAAGGACATGGCATTCGCCAAGTTCGACGAGTCGGTGGAAGTCGCGATTCGTCTTGGCGTCGATCCCCGTCATGCCGACCAGGTGGTCCGTGGCACCGTCGTCCTCCCGGCTGGTACGGGTAAGACGATGCGCGTGCTCGTCATCTGCGCCGGTGCCAAGATTCAGGAAGCCCAGGATGCGGGCGCTGATTTCGTGGGCACGGAGTTCCTGGCCAAGATCAAGGAAGGCTGGCTCGATTTCGACGTCATGATTGCGACGCCGGACCAGATGGGACAGATCGGCCAGCTCGGCCGCGTCCTTGGTCCGCGTGGCCTGATGCCGAACCCGAAGGCCGGTACGGTCACGTTTGACGTGGCGAAGGCAGTCAAGGAATCGAAGGGCGGCAAGATCGAGTTCCGCGTTGACAAGGGGGGCAATGTGCACGCCCCGATCGGCAAGGTTTCGTTCACCCCCGACCAGCTCGAGTCCAACTTCACCGCGCTGATGGATACGATCGTTCGTTCGAAGCCGGCAGCGGCCAAGGGCGTGTACATCCGCAACGTCGCGATCTCGAGCTCCATGGGTCCTGGCGTCACCGTCGACACCACGCCGTTCCGGTAA
- a CDS encoding response regulator transcription factor — translation MGDERTGEVRPLVAVVDDDDAARVSLTRLLDISGFTASGFDSGAAFLDAPEAAAVRCVVTDLQMPGLTGLDLQQALTARGIVVPMVFVTGFGTVSSSVQAMRDGAVDFLEKPADPGALLDAVERAVARGASLQAKAEVSADVQRRLDLLTGRERQVFAGVVQGLANKQIAAQLGIALKTVKVHRGRVMQKMEAQSVADLVRFAEALGV, via the coding sequence ATGGGTGATGAACGAACAGGCGAGGTACGACCGCTGGTCGCGGTGGTGGATGACGACGATGCGGCACGCGTGTCGCTGACCCGGCTCCTGGACATCTCCGGCTTTACGGCGAGCGGCTTTGACTCAGGGGCTGCCTTTCTGGACGCACCAGAGGCCGCGGCGGTACGCTGCGTGGTGACCGATTTGCAGATGCCGGGGCTGACCGGCCTCGATCTGCAGCAGGCGCTGACGGCCCGGGGCATTGTGGTGCCCATGGTGTTCGTGACCGGCTTCGGGACAGTGTCCAGCAGCGTGCAGGCGATGCGGGACGGGGCCGTGGACTTTCTGGAAAAGCCGGCGGACCCTGGGGCCCTGCTGGACGCCGTGGAGCGCGCCGTCGCACGGGGAGCGAGCTTGCAGGCCAAGGCCGAGGTGTCGGCCGATGTGCAGCGTCGGCTGGATCTGCTGACGGGGCGGGAGCGCCAGGTGTTCGCGGGGGTGGTGCAGGGGCTCGCCAACAAGCAGATCGCGGCGCAGTTGGGAATCGCGCTCAAGACGGTGAAGGTGCACCGCGGCCGGGTCATGCAGAAAATGGAAGCCCAGTCGGTGGCGGATCTGGTGCGCTTTGCGGAGGCGCTGGGGGTGTAG
- the rpmG gene encoding 50S ribosomal protein L33, whose protein sequence is MAREKIILGCTECKNRNYFTMKNKRLHPERVEWKKYCPRCNKHQLHKETK, encoded by the coding sequence ATGGCGCGCGAGAAGATCATCCTCGGTTGCACCGAGTGTAAGAACCGCAACTACTTCACGATGAAGAACAAGCGTCTTCATCCGGAGCGCGTGGAGTGGAAGAAGTACTGCCCGCGCTGCAATAAGCACCAGCTCCATAAGGAAACCAAGTAA
- the rplK gene encoding 50S ribosomal protein L11, with protein MAKKVTGFVKLQIPSGKANPAPPVGTALGPQGINIMGFCKEFNARTQGGDMIIPVEVTIYADKSFTFILKTPPAAELIKKEIGVERGSGQPNKVKVGTITRAQLEKIATVKMPDLNCENMESAVAMIAGAARSMGITVKD; from the coding sequence ATGGCCAAAAAGGTCACTGGATTCGTCAAGCTGCAGATTCCAAGCGGCAAGGCGAACCCGGCGCCCCCGGTGGGTACGGCCCTCGGTCCCCAGGGTATCAACATCATGGGCTTCTGCAAAGAGTTTAATGCTCGGACGCAGGGCGGTGATATGATCATCCCGGTCGAGGTCACGATCTACGCGGACAAGTCGTTCACTTTCATTTTGAAGACGCCGCCGGCGGCGGAACTCATCAAGAAGGAGATCGGCGTGGAACGGGGCTCGGGTCAGCCGAACAAGGTGAAGGTCGGAACCATCACGCGGGCGCAGCTCGAAAAGATTGCGACCGTGAAGATGCCCGATCTCAACTGTGAAAACATGGAGAGCGCGGTGGCGATGATCGCCGGTGCCGCTCGTTCCATGGGCATCACGGTCAAGGATTGA
- a CDS encoding sensor histidine kinase produces the protein MPGLRALFSLFVTLGAAARPLTAQRLVEPADVRVLASDVSVRSWTVESGLPQSSVIELAVDRDGYAWGGTFGGLFRFDGRSIQTYASSELPVLSANAVTALYAHPNGDLWIGTPSGTIARLRNGRVMDTVAALPRDQATSTIDELTVDRAGTLWVREGGEVHHFVHGHWSAPLPFPSYSSFVQDSRGRMYYVGPRGLVQVDANGVSRVGRIPNTPELRDHAGLYLDPRERLWFGQEAGLWVQEAGQIRRVPGIAGRVQVITADNSGIIWIGAGARLYRYRPPTDGGDDVPPQAILDAGGEVHALAFTRDGLLLLGTSERMVVVRPTAARLVSSKRAFPDGGTNSLASPGDGTVYSTSGCSDVRRTDSASAVKDLIARPLTPGCSQSLLVDRQRRLWIGGDGAIRRRNVDGTDRVWRINSYLPSPAAVRPLLEHGDTVLFGLSDGRVGRIGADNALTFLPGWETPTDVPIQSMGRSADGTVWIAQAGMLARWRDGMQRTFHRLHGIPLAIPRALLPDTAGGVWIGTYGSGLWYFREGRQARRVALADPTISALITDPNNRVWMPGNRGLTVVSLAALRRWVADSTEPPTLRLLSIADGIPEANAGWPAATQRSPGVLAFATVRGMVEVHTAALKTAGETPAVRIDSLRSGTGRFFDPGAPIVLAPEDRVLNVGFSAPSFRFADAMQYRYRLEGRDNAWSSLGPSRTMRISALNPGRYLLRLEGRVPGGNWRDVRPLEINVPARLSELRWPRVLLALLVATLIVLALLQRVRSVKATARAREVELRARRDAAVAAEAHQREMAQVGRVAVAGELTASLSHELGQPLAAIVNNAEVARRLVARQVAQGGVPNPAVEEALLDVVAQGRRASQVVREFRRFLRREQGEREALTIRDLLESTTVLLRQEFADRGVPLHVQVAKDVPVVQVERVLIQQVLVNLLQNALEAARWVPSGQVLLRARAVRDGVRMTVVDNGSGFAADVRRSAFEPFVTTRANGMGMGLAIARRVVEAHGGTIAVGQLPGAGAVVSLWLPARHVPVDGSDSLVPQQVTMHG, from the coding sequence ATGCCTGGACTGCGCGCGCTGTTCTCCCTCTTCGTGACCTTGGGCGCTGCCGCCCGGCCGCTCACAGCGCAGCGTTTGGTTGAGCCGGCGGACGTGCGCGTGCTCGCGAGCGACGTCTCCGTGCGATCATGGACGGTGGAGTCGGGGCTGCCGCAGTCCTCCGTGATTGAGCTGGCCGTTGATCGGGATGGATATGCCTGGGGCGGGACGTTCGGTGGCCTCTTCCGTTTTGACGGCCGTTCCATCCAGACGTATGCGTCCAGCGAATTACCGGTGCTCAGCGCCAATGCGGTGACCGCCTTGTACGCGCACCCCAATGGGGACCTCTGGATTGGCACCCCATCCGGCACGATTGCCCGACTCCGTAATGGCCGGGTCATGGATACCGTGGCCGCACTGCCGCGCGACCAGGCCACCAGTACCATTGATGAGCTGACGGTGGACCGGGCTGGCACGCTCTGGGTGCGGGAAGGCGGTGAGGTGCACCACTTCGTCCACGGCCACTGGTCTGCGCCCCTTCCGTTCCCCAGCTACTCCTCGTTCGTACAGGATTCCCGGGGCCGGATGTACTACGTGGGCCCTCGGGGGCTCGTCCAGGTGGACGCCAACGGCGTGTCCCGTGTAGGGCGCATTCCGAACACGCCGGAGTTGCGTGACCATGCGGGGCTGTATCTCGACCCCCGCGAGCGCCTCTGGTTCGGACAAGAGGCGGGGCTGTGGGTGCAGGAGGCCGGACAGATTCGTCGTGTACCCGGTATCGCCGGGCGCGTGCAGGTCATTACCGCCGACAATAGCGGGATCATTTGGATTGGCGCGGGCGCACGACTCTACCGCTACCGTCCACCGACCGACGGCGGTGACGACGTACCGCCGCAGGCGATTCTCGACGCGGGCGGAGAGGTGCATGCCCTCGCGTTTACGCGCGATGGCCTGCTGCTCCTGGGGACGTCAGAGCGCATGGTCGTTGTCCGTCCCACCGCGGCGCGCCTCGTCAGTTCCAAGCGGGCGTTTCCCGATGGGGGGACCAACTCACTGGCGTCACCGGGTGACGGCACGGTGTATAGCACCTCCGGATGCAGCGATGTCCGGCGGACAGATTCCGCGTCTGCGGTCAAGGATCTCATTGCACGACCGCTCACCCCGGGGTGCAGCCAGAGCCTGCTGGTGGATCGGCAGCGCCGACTGTGGATTGGGGGCGATGGGGCCATCCGGCGACGGAATGTCGATGGGACCGATCGCGTGTGGCGAATCAACAGCTACCTCCCTTCACCGGCCGCGGTGCGCCCACTGCTCGAACACGGCGATACGGTCCTCTTTGGGCTATCCGACGGTCGCGTGGGGCGTATCGGGGCTGACAATGCGTTGACGTTCCTGCCTGGATGGGAAACCCCGACCGACGTGCCGATCCAGTCCATGGGGCGCAGTGCCGATGGGACCGTGTGGATTGCCCAGGCCGGTATGCTGGCGCGCTGGCGCGACGGCATGCAGCGGACTTTTCATCGGCTGCATGGCATTCCGTTGGCCATTCCTCGTGCGTTACTGCCCGATACGGCTGGCGGTGTGTGGATTGGCACATATGGTAGCGGCCTGTGGTACTTTCGCGAGGGGCGCCAGGCGCGTCGGGTCGCGCTCGCCGATCCCACCATTTCGGCGCTCATTACCGATCCAAACAATCGAGTGTGGATGCCCGGCAATCGCGGACTCACCGTGGTGTCGCTGGCCGCACTGCGCCGATGGGTGGCCGACAGCACTGAGCCCCCCACGTTACGGCTGCTTTCGATTGCCGACGGGATTCCCGAGGCGAATGCCGGTTGGCCGGCGGCGACCCAACGGAGTCCCGGGGTATTGGCCTTCGCCACGGTGCGGGGCATGGTCGAAGTCCACACCGCCGCCCTGAAAACGGCCGGTGAAACGCCAGCGGTGCGGATTGATTCGTTGCGCTCGGGGACCGGACGGTTCTTTGATCCCGGGGCGCCCATCGTGCTGGCGCCGGAGGACCGCGTGCTGAATGTAGGATTCAGCGCGCCCTCGTTCCGCTTTGCCGACGCGATGCAGTACCGCTACCGCCTGGAGGGACGCGACAACGCGTGGTCGAGCCTCGGGCCGTCGCGGACGATGCGCATTTCCGCGCTCAATCCCGGTCGGTACCTGTTACGGCTGGAGGGGCGCGTCCCCGGCGGGAACTGGCGCGACGTGCGGCCACTGGAGATCAACGTGCCGGCCCGTCTGAGCGAGCTCCGCTGGCCACGGGTGCTGCTGGCACTGTTGGTGGCAACGCTGATCGTTCTGGCGTTGCTGCAGCGGGTGCGGAGTGTGAAGGCCACGGCGCGGGCGCGCGAGGTTGAGTTGCGAGCGCGGCGCGATGCCGCGGTGGCGGCGGAGGCGCACCAGCGGGAAATGGCGCAAGTCGGTCGGGTCGCGGTCGCCGGAGAATTGACGGCCTCCTTGTCGCACGAGCTGGGCCAGCCGCTAGCGGCGATCGTCAATAACGCGGAGGTCGCGCGACGACTGGTGGCGCGGCAGGTCGCGCAGGGGGGCGTGCCCAACCCGGCCGTGGAGGAGGCGCTGCTGGACGTCGTGGCGCAGGGGCGTCGTGCCTCGCAGGTGGTGCGGGAATTCCGGCGTTTCCTGCGGCGCGAGCAGGGGGAGCGCGAAGCGCTCACGATCCGCGATCTCCTGGAAAGTACGACGGTGTTGCTGCGTCAGGAGTTTGCCGATCGTGGCGTGCCACTGCATGTGCAGGTGGCGAAGGACGTCCCGGTGGTGCAGGTGGAACGCGTGCTCATTCAGCAGGTGCTGGTGAACCTGCTGCAGAACGCCCTGGAAGCGGCCCGCTGGGTGCCGTCGGGGCAGGTCCTTCTGCGGGCCCGCGCGGTGCGTGATGGCGTCCGGATGACCGTGGTGGACAATGGGTCGGGCTTTGCGGCCGATGTGCGGCGATCGGCTTTTGAGCCGTTCGTCACCACCCGGGCGAACGGGATGGGGATGGGGCTCGCGATTGCGCGCCGCGTGGTGGAGGCGCATGGTGGTACCATTGCCGTGGGTCAGCTTCCAGGTGCAGGAGCGGTGGTGTCGCTGTGGTTGCCGGCACGACACGTTCCGGTCGATGGGTCAGACAGTCTGGTGCCTCAACAGGTGACAATGCATGGGTGA
- the rplL gene encoding 50S ribosomal protein L7/L12, whose amino-acid sequence MANTISKDEILDAIGAMSVIELADLIEQFKTKFNVTIAAVAAGGGAGAAPAAAVEEQTEFTVILKEAGAKKIQVIKVVRELTGLGLKEAKDLVDGAPKALKENVSKDEAAQIKAKLEAEGAGVEIK is encoded by the coding sequence ATGGCTAACACGATCAGCAAGGACGAGATCCTCGACGCGATCGGCGCGATGAGCGTCATCGAACTCGCCGACCTCATTGAGCAGTTCAAGACGAAGTTCAACGTCACGATCGCCGCGGTTGCGGCGGGCGGCGGCGCTGGGGCCGCTCCGGCGGCGGCAGTGGAAGAGCAGACCGAGTTCACCGTGATCCTCAAGGAAGCGGGCGCCAAGAAGATTCAGGTCATCAAGGTGGTGCGCGAGCTCACCGGCCTGGGCCTCAAGGAAGCCAAGGACCTCGTCGATGGCGCCCCCAAGGCGCTCAAGGAAAACGTGTCGAAGGACGAAGCCGCGCAGATCAAGGCCAAGCTCGAGGCCGAAGGCGCTGGCGTCGAGATCAAGTAA
- the secE gene encoding preprotein translocase subunit SecE yields MTAPVEVSRPGLGTRLVTFYHDVLAEMKKVTWPDRPQLQSATIQIIIFVLILGALIGLIDVALQFALVRLPAMLVGR; encoded by the coding sequence ATGACGGCTCCCGTCGAGGTTTCCCGACCGGGACTTGGCACGCGGCTGGTCACGTTTTATCACGACGTGCTGGCTGAGATGAAGAAGGTGACGTGGCCGGATCGCCCGCAGCTGCAGTCGGCGACCATCCAGATCATCATCTTCGTGCTGATTCTTGGCGCACTCATTGGGCTGATCGACGTGGCGCTGCAGTTTGCGCTCGTGCGATTGCCGGCCATGCTCGTCGGACGCTGA
- the rplJ gene encoding 50S ribosomal protein L10, producing MKAKPKAKKADKQILVDSLKTTLSGAQALYYTDFTGLNVKRMTELRRRLRKAGVDYVVIKNTLALRAVNESGLVSQRLKGPTGVVVAKDAITAAKVLSDFAKENDQKPAVKGGLYEGNAVDAEMVKKLASLPTREDALSIFAGYLNSIPMMFALALDARKAQLEGSN from the coding sequence ATGAAAGCCAAGCCGAAGGCCAAGAAGGCCGATAAGCAGATCCTGGTAGACAGCCTCAAGACGACGCTCAGCGGCGCGCAGGCGCTCTACTACACCGACTTCACGGGGCTGAACGTGAAGCGCATGACCGAACTCCGTCGCCGCCTGCGCAAGGCGGGGGTGGACTACGTCGTGATCAAGAACACGCTGGCGCTCCGGGCAGTCAACGAGAGCGGACTGGTTTCCCAGCGTCTGAAGGGCCCGACGGGGGTGGTGGTGGCGAAGGATGCCATCACGGCAGCGAAGGTCCTCTCCGACTTTGCGAAGGAGAACGACCAGAAGCCCGCTGTGAAGGGTGGTCTGTACGAGGGCAACGCGGTGGATGCGGAGATGGTCAAGAAGTTGGCCTCCCTGCCCACGCGTGAAGATGCGCTCTCGATCTTCGCCGGCTACCTCAACAGCATCCCGATGATGTTCGCCCTCGCCCTCGACGCCCGTAAGGCGCAGCTCGAAGGCTCCAACTGA